A part of Aspergillus flavus chromosome 5, complete sequence genomic DNA contains:
- a CDS encoding cholinesterase, with amino-acid sequence MALLLKILLAALPAVVAGLPPTATVKNGTYEGKYVALYDQDLFLGIPFAQPPVGELRFQNPQSLNSTFGTRNATEYADSCVGYGNSAAWPYTLSEDCLTLNIVRPAKSGQTKDDELLPVGFFTHGGGWSMDYSANGVYNLSFIVEESVKMGKPFIAISADYRMSFWGFMASQDILDAGVANLGLKDQRIAMQWINENIEAFGGDPAKVTIWGESAGGGNVCYHATAYGGRDDGLFRGVIAESGADGSHMKNLTEPQQIYDTIVGIVGCDGSSDKLACLRTVPFEKLNATITEISGSFYPIVDGDIIPDLPSVLLDAGKFTKTPILLGTNADEATMFAGTGVNTDEDIASLIQSSGLDANTTEILMALYPDIDSLGLPANYRVQPDGPVGKQFKRSVALLTDQMFLSWRRLRTDAWSKYGAPAYSYLFESPTSSTAYKGTSHFTEIGYVFYNRIGLGYAAGQSPLANATQDVLDLAKLTTRMWISFITDLDPNNHGVSGVDHWPVYNATGGYGQNFYLHRSDGGVRPDTFRLAGTAFMNSLAEQYGR; translated from the exons ATGGCGTTGCTTCTGAAGATTCTCCTCGCCGCTCTGCCAGCCGTGGTCGCTGGGCTTCCCCCAACCGCCACAGTAAAGAACGGCACTTACGAGGGCAAATATGTTGCTTTATACGACCAAGATCTTTTCCTTGGTATCCCCTTCGCTCAACCGCCCGTTGGAGAGCTCCGTTTCCAGAACCCACAGAGCTTGAACAGCACCTTTGGCACTAGAAACGCTACGGAATATGCTGATTCTTGCGTCGGTTATGGA AACAGTGCAGCCTGGCCTTACACCCTGAGTGAAGACTGCCTGACATTGAATATCGTTAGGCCTGCCAAGTCAGGACAGACCAAGGATGACGAGTTGCTCCCCGTCGGTTTCTTTACTCACGGAGGAGGGTGGTCGATGGATTATAGTGCCAATGGCGTGTACAATCTGAGCTTCATCGTCGAAGAATCGGTCAAGATGGGAAAGCCATTCATTGCCATCTCCGCAGACT ACCGAATGTCTTTCTGGGGCTTCATGGCCAGTCAAGACATCCTCGACGCAGGGGTAGCCAACCTCGGCCTCAAGGACCAGCGAATTGCTATGCAGTGGATCAATGAGAATATCGAAGCCTTTGGCGGTGACCCAGCCAAGGTGACCATTTGGGGCGAGAGCGCAGGCGGTGGTAACGTCTGTTATCATGCCACTGCCTACGGCGGTCGTGACGACGGCCTCTTCCGCGGCGTCATTGCTGAGTCCGGCGCCGATGGCAGCCACATGAAGAACCTGACGGAACCTCAGCAGATCTATGATACCATCGTCGGCATTGTCGGATGTGATGGTAGTTCAGACAAACTTGCCTGCTTGCGTACGGTCCCCTTCGAAAAACTCAATGCGACAATCACCGAAATATCAGGTAGTTTCTATCCCATTGTGGATGGGGACATCATCCCGGACTTACCATCGGTGCTGCTGGACGCCGGAAAGTTCACCAAGACGCCTATTTTGCTCGGCACGAACGCTGACGAAGCCACGATGTTTGCTGGCACCGGGGTTAACACGGACGAGGACATTGCAAGTCTCATTCAGTCGTCTGGACTAGATGCCAACACAACCGAGATACTCATGGCACTCTACCCTGACATAGACTCCCTCGGGCTGCCAGCTAACTACCGTGTTCAACCCGATGGACCCGTGGGGAAGCAGTTCAAGCGCTCGGTGGCGTTGCTGACGGATCAAATGTTCCTTTCATGGCGGCGTCTGAGGACCGATGCATGGTCCAAATATGGTGCGCCAGCCTATTCATACCTATTTGAGTCGCCAACCTCATCCA CCGCATACAAAGGCACCAGCCATTTCACTGAAATCGGCTACGTTTTCTACAACAGAATTGGCCTTGGCTATGCCGCCGGCCAAAGCCCGCTCGCAAACGCAACCCAGGACGTGCTAGATCTGGCCAAACTGACCACTCGCATGTGGATCAGCTTCATCACCGATCTTGATCCAAATAACCATGGAG TTTCTGGGGTAGACCACTGGCCTGTTTATAATGCTACGGGGGGATATGGGCAGAACTTCTATTTACATCGTAGTGATGGCGGCGTGAGACCTGATACCTTTCGCCTGGCGGGGACGGCGTTTATGAATTCGCTTGCGGAGCAGTATGGAAGATGA
- a CDS encoding Snf7-domain-containing protein gives METLKAVFFGPDPQAQMRKCNALIRANTRQLDRDIAQLRTLENKTRQYIMNASRRAERNPSQAKQATQEAKTFARELVRIRKQSTRLHTSRAQLQSVQMQVNEAFSVRKIQGSLKKSTGIMKDVNTLVRLPELNATMRQLSTELVRAGIIEEMVDDAMPDNELYEDELDEAEEEVSKVLQEILQGKLAQVDTVKAEEPLEETPAVEEQFEDQEATLEQMRGRLEALKS, from the exons ATGGAGACTCTCAAAGCGGTCTTTTTCGGTCCTGATCCTCAGGCACAG ATGAGAAAATGTAACGCACTCATCCGCGCCAATACTCGCCAATTGGACCGCGATATTGCGCAGCTCAGGACTTTGGAGAACAAAACGCGGCAATACATCATGAATGCCTCACGTCGAGCCGAACGAAACCCATCACAGGCGAAGCAGGCCACCCAGGAGGCTAAGACCTTTGCTCGTGAACTCGTTCGGATCCGGAAGCAATCTACCCGTCTACACACGAGCCGAGCCCAACTACAGAGCGTCCAGATGCAGGTTAACGAAGCATTCTCGGTGCGGAAGATTCAAGGAAGTCTGAAGAAGTCGACTGGCATCATGAAGGATGTGAACACACTTGTTCGACTACCCGAATTGAACGCGACGATGCGTCAACTTTCGACCGAGCTGGTTCGGGCTGGTATCATTGAGGAAATGGTAGACGATGCGATGCCAGACAATGAACTCTACGAGGATGAACTGGACgaagccgaggaagaggtttCCAAGGTCTTGCAGGAGATCTTACAGGGTAAGCTTGCGCAAGTCGACACGGTCAAAGCCGAGGAGCCATTGGAGGAGACTCCCGCCGTCGAAGAGCAGTTCGAAGATCAAGAGGCCACTCTCGAACAAATGAGAGGCCGACTGGAAGCCTTGAAGAGCTGA
- a CDS encoding putative RNA annealing protein Yra1, translating to MSGKLDKSLDEILVNRRQGARRRNRRSTQSKAAPAAVGGVKKSTKAAKPSGKAAQAGHPMSTESKIMVSGLPSDVNEANIKEYFSKSAGPVKRVMLTYNQNGTSRGIASIVFSKPDTAAKAAKDLNGLLVDGRPMKIEVVVDANHAPEVPAAKPLGERVAQTKSQPKPATASKATDSTRGRGRRGGRRGPGPKSNRPKPKTVEELDAEMVDYFSNENAGPAEGNAPANAAAPQPANGGEDLGMAEISVSCPGLGMLEDYLS from the exons ATGTCTGGAAAGTTGGACAAGTCTCTTGACGAGATCCTCGTCAACCGTCGTCAGGGCGCTCGTCGCCGCAATCGTCGTTCAACCCAGTCCAAGGCTGCCCCGGCAGCTGTTGGAGGAGTCAAGAAGAGCACGAAGGCTGCGAAGCCCTCCGGCAAGGCTGCTCAAGCTGGACACCCTATGTCAACTGAAAGCAAAATCATGGTCAGCGGCTTG CCTTCCGATGTGAATGAGGCCAATATCAAG GAATACTTCTCTAAATCCGCAGGACCCGTCAAGCGAGTCATGCTTACTTACAACCAAAATGGCACTAGCCGCGGCATCGCGTCCATCGTCTTTAGCAAGCCCGACACGGCTGCTAAAGCCGCTAAGGATCTGAACGGACTGCTTGTTGATGGGCGTCCCATGAAG ATTGAGGTTGTCGTTGATGCCAACCATGCTCCTGAAGTCCCCGCTGCCAAGCCTCTTGGTGAGCGTGTCGC ACAAACCAAGTCCCAGCCCAAGCCGGCCACTGCCAGCAAGGCTACCGACAGCACTCGTGGACGTGGCCGTCGCGGTGGCCGCCGCGGACCTGGACCTAAGTCCAACCGTCCCAAGCCCAAGACcgtggaggagcttgacgCTGAGATGGTGGACTATTTCTCCAACGAAAATGCTGGACCTGCTGAGGGCAATGCTCCTGCGAATGCGGCCGCCCCGCAGCCCGCCAATGGTGGCGAGGATCTTGGAATGGCCGAGATTTCTGTAAGTTGCCCTGGTCTGGGGATGCTGGAAGACTACCTAAGCTAA
- a CDS encoding cytochrome P450 yields the protein MTQTAHNGQERLPPTLLTGQEPDRVLLAHFETYGGIIKDTEREMKEGKKVVLDCLAKTMVEMRDKEDLDDPDMAILASTFMIGGAETTAAIMQWFSALIPVYPEIQNQPRKNSILLLDVTISLVSKMNKICLTAMLSLKRSREFTIHSGWYIPKETVVVLNTWTMHYDPTRHSNPETFDPDRYINDPLTSAESANVANPMERDHWMFGAGRRICPGMLVAGREIWLSISRMLWAFDMYEIPDEPIDLK from the exons ATGACTCAAACGGCCCACAACGGCCAAGAAAGACTTCCACCAACACTGTTGACGGGTCAAGAGCCTGATCGCGTGTTACTTGCGCATT TCGAGACATACGGTGGGATTATCAAGGACACGGAGAGGGAAatgaaggaaggaaagaaggtggTGCTGGACTGCCTAGCAAAGACAATGGTCGAAATGCGCGACAAAGAAGACTTGGATGACCCGGATATGGCAATCCTTGCCTCCACTTTCATGATCGGCGGCGCCGAGACA ACCGCCGCCATTATGCAGTGGTTCTCTGCTCTGATCCCTGTCTATCCTGAAATCCAGAACCAGCCCAGGAAGAACTCGATCTTGTTGTTGGACGTGACCATCTCCCTGGTATCGAAGATGAACAAAATCTGCCTTACTGCCATGCTATCATTAAAGAGGTCGAGAGAGTTCACAATTCATTCTGGTTGG TATATTCCCAAGGAAACTGTTGTTGTTCTCAATACCTGGACCATGCACTATGATCCAACACGTCACTCTAACCCTGAGACTTTCGAC CCGGACCGGTACATTAACGATCCCTTGACATCTGCCGAGAGTGCCAATGTCGCCAACCCTATGGAGCGAGACCACTGGATGTTCGGTGCCGG TCGCCGTATTTGCCCTGGAATGCTTGTTGCGGGGCGAGAGATTTGGCTCAGTATCTCGCGTATGCTCTGGGCATTTGACATGTACGAGATTCCAGATGAGCCCATTGACCTGAAGTAA
- a CDS encoding phosphotransferase enzyme family-domain-containing protein has product MKSLEVQQPGLAWVQRLFNLEPRWTAEPDLQVIEQTIQSLLPSSTVQVTFLAQGALNKIYDVKIDNEVFVMRVSLPVDPYYKTMSEVSTVNWISRTANIPVPRIITYQSSRENPIGFEWIIMTKMPGRPLKELWRSLSFSAKTSLVGEFAAYSSCLFRNQLQGIGNLYTSPSILKDSGLPEATWPAGNPSYSKKSSRSEKEPMPAALSDVGRIVSMHFFWGSHILQDVHRGPFMSSSDWITSRLSLSEKDCQSTLDNLPSGDLDSDDEADADDATRTLEIIGKLKTLLPSIFPLNGDSPEPSILVHDDLSSRNILVHDNGELAAILDWECVSALPLWNACNYPAFLQGRPRHLEPDLGRYKLEANGEPCDLYWEHLWDYEVTLLRDVFLDRMKSLEPEWVEVFHKSQPQRDFDLAVQNCDNEFLARRIRAWIDDFTAGVDNPRSLHDRIYVN; this is encoded by the coding sequence ATGAAATCCCTGGAGGTACAGCAGCCGGGCCTTGCCTGGGTTCAAAGACTCTTCAATCTTGAACCCCGGTGGACGGCGGAGCCCGATCTTCAAGTCATTGAGCAGACAATACAGTCGCTACTACCATCGAGCACAGTCCAGGTGACCTTCCTCGCCCAGGGCGCTTTGAACAAAATCTATGACGTGAAAATAGATAATGAGGTCTTTGTTATGCGAGTCTCGTTGCCTGTTGATCCGTACTATAAAACTATGAGTGAAGTGTCAACAGTGAACTGGATATCCCGTACCGCAAATATCCCTGTTCCCCGAATCATCACTTATCAATCTTCCCGGGAAAATCCTATCGGATTTGAATGGATCATTATGACCAAAATGCCTGGAAGACCCTTGAAGGAGCTGTGGCGCTCTCTATCGTTTTCTGCAAAAACAAGTTTGGTTGGAGAATTTGCGGCCTACTCTAGTTGCCTTTTTCGGAACCAACTTCAGGGAATTGGAAATCTCTACACTTCACCATCTATTCTCAAGGATTCCGGACTGCCTGAGGCGACCTGGCCTGCTGGAAACCCATCATATTCTAAGAAATCATCTCGATCGGAAAAGGAACCTATGCCTGCAGCATTATCAGATGTGGGTAGAATTGTTTCTATGCACTTTTTTTGGGGGTCGCATATCCTTCAGGATGTTCATCGAGGACCATTTATGTCTAGTAGCGACTGGATTACGTCACGTCTTTCTCTCAGCGAGAAAGACTGTCAGTCGACGCTAGACAATTTACCATCTGGCGATCTTGACAGCGACGATGAAGCTGATGCAGATGATGCAACAAGAACATTGGAAATCATCGGAAAACTGAAGACCCTGCTCCCCTCTATCTTTCCACTAAATGGAGACAGCCCGGAGCCCTCAATCCTGGTCCATGACGACCTGTCTAGCCGAAATATTCTTGTCCATGATAACGGAGAGCTAGCAGCTATTTTAGACTGGGAATGTGTTTCAGCACTCCCTTTATGGAATGCCTGCAATTACCCTGCATTCTTGCAAGGGCGACCGCGCCACCTCGAGCCTGATCTAGGACGATATAAACTTGAAGCGAACGGAGAACCCTGCGATCTCTACTGGGAACACCTATGGGACTATGAGGTCACTCTCCTCCGTGATGTGTTTCTTGATAGAATGAAAAGCCTGGAACCGGAATGGGTGGAGGTTTTCCACAAGAGTCAGCCTCAGAGAGATTTCGACCTTGCAGTGCAAAATTGTGATAATGAGTTTCTTGCCCGGCGTATACGTGCATGGATTGATGACTTCACTGCTGGGGTGGACAACCCTCGGAGCCTGCACGATAGAATTTATGTGAATTAA
- a CDS encoding Mss4-like protein, with protein sequence MVLTGSCMCGLIKYEADAEPAVKAVCHCLHCQKFSGSAFTTNFIIPRSSFKILSGTPKSGKYTADSGSTYNTFFCGDCGSSLYGQPDSMPEMMSIKAGSLDGDSANLSTGNIDAEAFIERRVAYLKPIEGANQVTGMIKP encoded by the exons ATGGTCCTCACCGGGAGCTGCATGTGTGGACTTATCAAATATGAGGCTGATG CTGAACCTGCTGTGAAGGCAGTGTGTCATTGTCTGCATTGCCAGAAA TTCAGTGGTTCGGCATTCACCACCAACTTCATTATTCCAAGATCATCCTTCAAGATCCTGAGTG GGACGCCTAAGTCTGGAAAGTATACTGCGGACTCTGGATCTACTTACAATACCTTCTTCTGCGGCGATTGCGGATCATCCCTCTATGGTCAACCGGATTCGATGCCGGAGATGATGTCTATCAAAGCTGGGTCACTGGATGGGGATTCAGCGAACTTGAGCACCGGAAATATCGACGCTGAGGCTTTCATTGAAAGACGTGTGGCTTATTTGAAGCCAATTGAGGGCGCAAACCAGGTTACAGGGATGATCAAGCCGTGA